One Rhodococcus sp. P1Y DNA window includes the following coding sequences:
- a CDS encoding AAA family ATPase: MDNPYTPESGAVPRDLVGRDVVRTRFAALLDGLERGHAQRSHILTGVRGTGKTVMLRDHVRTARARRWAIVDIDAARRDDHGFRRQLAFEARSSLLAVSPRSKWTSEATTASGVLGSFASLLGGDSPLTSEWTESAPGSADSGALSPDVTALLLALGEAARSHSTGIVFVIDELQRFTTGQLGALIDGLHRTYLRELPITLVGAGLPRSDALFAETQVRANRLFEFSSLDAFIDSDTATLLRWTSECDDDAIAVAQTLTGGYPRLVQALGHVLWEKHGPQKVTADAVEYASAEYEKFVDEGFFREHLSRAGDMDIAYLRAVVDSPIEAETARLLERTTAQCAETRSALIDRGLIHLSESGSAAFTTPHFEGFIRRTLPTLSTPPHKQRRRRYDP, translated from the coding sequence ATGGACAATCCCTACACACCCGAGTCGGGCGCGGTGCCGAGGGACCTGGTCGGACGCGATGTCGTACGCACGAGATTTGCTGCCCTGTTGGACGGTCTGGAGCGAGGACATGCACAGCGCTCGCACATTCTGACCGGTGTACGCGGGACTGGGAAGACCGTCATGCTGCGCGACCATGTACGCACTGCGCGCGCTCGTCGCTGGGCGATCGTCGACATAGATGCGGCCCGTCGCGACGATCACGGGTTCAGGCGTCAGCTCGCGTTCGAAGCACGAAGTTCGCTTCTCGCGGTGTCGCCGCGTTCGAAGTGGACCAGTGAGGCCACTACCGCCTCCGGCGTGCTCGGTTCGTTCGCGTCACTGCTCGGCGGCGATAGTCCACTGACGTCCGAGTGGACGGAGTCGGCTCCGGGGTCCGCGGACTCCGGAGCCCTTTCGCCCGACGTGACAGCTCTGCTGCTAGCCCTCGGTGAGGCGGCCCGATCGCACAGCACGGGAATAGTTTTCGTCATCGACGAACTCCAACGCTTCACGACGGGGCAACTCGGAGCACTGATCGACGGCTTGCACCGCACCTATCTGCGCGAGCTCCCCATCACACTCGTCGGCGCCGGCCTACCCCGATCCGACGCCCTGTTCGCCGAAACGCAGGTGCGCGCCAATCGACTTTTCGAGTTCAGCTCGCTCGACGCCTTCATCGATAGCGATACGGCTACGCTTTTGCGCTGGACTAGCGAGTGCGACGACGACGCAATAGCCGTGGCACAGACGTTGACCGGCGGATACCCAAGGCTGGTACAGGCCCTCGGTCACGTTCTGTGGGAGAAGCACGGCCCCCAGAAGGTGACCGCCGATGCCGTCGAGTACGCATCGGCCGAGTACGAGAAGTTCGTCGACGAGGGATTCTTCCGCGAACACCTCTCGCGTGCAGGCGATATGGACATCGCGTACCTTCGTGCCGTCGTGGACTCGCCGATAGAAGCCGAGACGGCACGCCTGCTCGAACGAACGACTGCGCAATGCGCGGAAACTCGGTCCGCACTGATCGACCGGGGCCTGATTCACCTCTCCGAGAGCGGTTCGGCAGCGTTCACGACTCCACACTTCGAAGGATTCATCCGACGAACATTGCCGACACTCTCCACTCCACCCCACAAGCAGCGGCGACGTAGATACGATCCGTAG
- a CDS encoding MarR family winged helix-turn-helix transcriptional regulator, producing the protein MGKKLTVDGIVELLPDWGHSIAQLNAVIAERLGVSVRDLDALHALVRLGPATAKALGERVGLTSGSASRMIDRLDGAGLVERVRDNEDRRRVVIAATAEGLQHAGAYYLELTRATRRDLSDFTVPELETIEKFLTRSTASTSAELDRLRSE; encoded by the coding sequence ATGGGCAAGAAGCTGACGGTGGATGGCATCGTCGAACTACTGCCGGACTGGGGGCACTCGATCGCGCAACTCAACGCCGTCATCGCCGAGAGGTTGGGCGTGTCGGTCCGTGACCTCGACGCCCTCCACGCACTTGTTCGACTGGGACCGGCGACCGCGAAGGCGTTGGGCGAGCGGGTCGGGCTCACGTCGGGATCCGCGAGCCGCATGATCGATCGTCTGGACGGTGCCGGCCTTGTGGAACGGGTCCGCGACAACGAGGACCGTCGCCGAGTAGTGATCGCCGCCACAGCGGAGGGCCTTCAACACGCAGGTGCGTACTACCTCGAACTGACACGCGCAACGCGTCGGGATTTGTCGGACTTCACAGTGCCCGAACTGGAGACGATCGAGAAATTCCTGACGCGTTCCACTGCAAGTACGTCTGCCGAGCTCGATAGGCTCAGATCGGAGTGA
- a CDS encoding DEAD/DEAH box helicase: MPANTVLPGVLQASFSIELEKFLWWGTLTPDLDALALGLPAGESSEMSMALPDALSESVVVKEIPAALVDPQRALSALAAWDPPPAVSASLRAWSEISAAAEHGRDTGTLTSSLPTAGHAVVGLDGETIWSAPATVDAAVRRLSSGPVELMAELRPYQRAGVAWMDAVPNGGGGILADEMGLGKTVQAIAVFTRRSAGTHLVVCPTSLVSNWVRELTKFAPSLAVIVHHGSGRSRDMQSLGLGTVVVTSYPTLRSDVGPISEKAWDVAVLDEAQQIKNADSQQSRAARRIQAQVRIAMTGTPVENRLDELWSLMAFAAPEVLGARARFRRRFVVAIEQNRSEAAAGRLRDLVGPHVLRRRKVDVAPELPAKVENSVICSLTSEQERLYRAQLDDTLRDGFGSGIGRRGRVLTLLTRLKQICNHPELVDETGAGLGGRSGKLDRLTEMLSEIVDDDQAALVFTQYRQTGELLAAHLSSEIGCGTVPFLHGGLSMSARDAMVDGFQNEQAPPILILSLRAAGFGLNLTRASHVVHYDRWWNPAVESQASDRAHRIGQTRTVTVHTLLTERTIEQSIDDMHTRKRGVAEVATSSDALDIGADLAALSDSQLRELLEVGR, encoded by the coding sequence GTGCCCGCAAATACAGTGCTTCCCGGCGTGCTGCAGGCGAGCTTCTCGATCGAGTTGGAGAAGTTTCTGTGGTGGGGCACGCTCACCCCGGATCTCGACGCGCTCGCACTCGGCCTGCCTGCCGGTGAGTCGTCCGAGATGTCGATGGCGCTTCCGGATGCCTTGTCGGAATCGGTTGTAGTCAAAGAAATTCCAGCTGCCCTCGTCGATCCGCAGCGGGCTCTGTCCGCTCTGGCGGCGTGGGACCCGCCACCGGCGGTCAGCGCTTCCCTCCGCGCGTGGTCCGAGATTTCGGCTGCGGCCGAACACGGCCGCGACACGGGCACCCTGACCTCCTCTCTTCCGACGGCCGGACATGCCGTGGTCGGATTGGACGGCGAAACGATCTGGTCGGCACCTGCGACGGTCGATGCCGCGGTACGACGGTTGTCGAGTGGTCCGGTCGAGTTGATGGCCGAACTCAGGCCGTACCAGCGAGCGGGCGTTGCGTGGATGGACGCGGTACCGAACGGCGGTGGCGGAATCCTCGCCGACGAGATGGGTCTGGGAAAGACCGTGCAGGCCATTGCGGTCTTTACACGGAGATCAGCAGGCACGCACCTCGTTGTATGCCCAACGTCGTTGGTGAGCAACTGGGTTCGCGAACTCACCAAGTTCGCGCCGAGCCTTGCGGTGATTGTCCACCACGGAAGTGGCCGGTCGCGAGACATGCAGTCTCTGGGCCTCGGAACCGTTGTCGTCACCAGCTATCCGACGCTTCGAAGCGACGTCGGTCCGATCAGCGAAAAAGCCTGGGACGTAGCGGTTCTCGATGAGGCGCAGCAGATCAAGAACGCCGATTCTCAGCAATCGCGTGCAGCGAGGCGGATACAGGCCCAGGTGCGTATCGCCATGACCGGTACCCCTGTGGAGAATCGACTGGACGAGTTGTGGTCGTTGATGGCGTTCGCGGCACCGGAAGTCCTGGGTGCGCGTGCACGGTTTCGACGGCGCTTCGTCGTCGCGATCGAACAGAATCGGTCGGAGGCAGCGGCAGGACGACTGCGTGACCTCGTGGGTCCCCATGTACTGCGGCGTCGGAAAGTCGATGTTGCGCCCGAATTGCCGGCCAAGGTCGAGAATTCGGTGATCTGCTCGCTCACCTCCGAGCAGGAGCGCCTCTACCGAGCGCAACTCGACGACACGCTGCGCGACGGCTTCGGATCCGGGATCGGGAGGCGGGGGCGTGTGTTGACGCTGCTCACTCGTCTCAAGCAGATCTGCAATCATCCCGAGTTGGTCGACGAGACCGGCGCCGGTCTGGGAGGCAGGTCCGGCAAGCTCGATCGGCTCACCGAAATGCTCTCGGAAATTGTCGACGACGATCAGGCCGCGCTCGTGTTCACGCAGTACCGCCAGACCGGCGAGTTGTTGGCCGCGCATCTGTCTTCGGAAATCGGCTGTGGCACTGTCCCGTTCCTGCACGGAGGATTGTCGATGTCGGCGCGAGATGCCATGGTGGACGGTTTCCAGAACGAGCAAGCCCCGCCGATTCTGATTCTCAGTCTTCGAGCGGCCGGATTCGGACTCAACCTGACGCGGGCCTCACACGTCGTGCATTACGACAGGTGGTGGAACCCGGCGGTGGAAAGCCAGGCGAGCGACCGCGCGCACCGCATCGGGCAGACACGCACGGTCACCGTGCACACCCTGCTCACCGAGCGGACCATCGAACAATCCATCGACGACATGCACACACGAAAACGCGGTGTCGCCGAAGTAGCCACGAGCAGTGATGCTCTGGATATCGGGGCGGACTTGGCCGCGCTGTCGGACAGTCAACTGCGCGAACTGTTGGAGGTCGGCCGATGA
- a CDS encoding nucleotidyltransferase family protein, giving the protein MQQDEFLAIIEGNPAVAAILDRADQLRLPQWYLTAGGLFQTVWNHRAGLDPQNGIRDYDFFYFDDSDTSYDAEDRAIGHAARLFGDLGVDVEVRNQARVHLWYEDHFGVPLRPYRSTEDAIDHFVSTTCCFGVRSEPGGARVVYAPHGFEDVAAGVIRPNPMLPMREVYESKAARWTSVWPALTVVPWP; this is encoded by the coding sequence GTGCAGCAGGACGAATTTCTCGCGATCATCGAAGGCAATCCTGCGGTCGCGGCGATACTCGACCGTGCGGACCAATTGCGTTTACCACAGTGGTATCTCACCGCGGGCGGACTGTTCCAGACCGTGTGGAACCACCGCGCAGGTCTTGACCCGCAGAACGGCATCAGAGATTACGACTTCTTCTACTTCGACGATTCGGACACGTCCTACGACGCCGAAGACCGGGCGATCGGTCACGCTGCCCGCCTCTTCGGCGATCTGGGAGTGGACGTCGAAGTGCGCAACCAGGCTCGTGTCCACCTCTGGTACGAGGATCACTTCGGTGTTCCGCTGCGCCCCTATCGAAGCACCGAGGATGCCATCGATCACTTCGTGTCGACCACGTGCTGTTTCGGGGTACGCAGCGAACCCGGCGGCGCTCGGGTCGTGTACGCGCCTCATGGGTTCGAGGATGTGGCAGCCGGAGTGATTCGTCCGAATCCAATGCTGCCCATGCGGGAGGTCTACGAGTCCAAAGCTGCGCGGTGGACCTCGGTGTGGCCTGCGCTGACAGTGGTGCCGTGGCCGTAG
- a CDS encoding PLD nuclease N-terminal domain-containing protein, producing MMYEAAVLAAENGTTAETVFGVGFGAIVLIVLVAALALFVAALVSILQSKSYTSAGKAVWILVVLAFPFLGTIVWFVWGRGSSFSVDRTH from the coding sequence ATGATGTACGAAGCTGCGGTACTTGCGGCGGAGAACGGTACGACGGCAGAGACGGTGTTCGGGGTGGGTTTCGGCGCGATCGTCCTGATCGTGCTCGTGGCGGCGTTGGCCCTCTTCGTTGCGGCGCTCGTCAGCATCCTGCAATCGAAGAGCTACACGAGTGCTGGAAAAGCTGTGTGGATTCTCGTCGTACTGGCATTTCCGTTCCTGGGCACGATCGTGTGGTTCGTGTGGGGCCGGGGATCTAGCTTCAGTGTCGACCGGACCCACTGA
- a CDS encoding sensor histidine kinase, protein MNSTTIGPAVAPVARWRAVFYVAAIATRTLLALAASAFLAAPILSAAIAQDMSTDRVGLLVIAGLALMGAGLPVISAALALTDWDSASALKGGVLQVRPTIRLREPKTLVRPLAYSIVMLTFGGTIAAVGSLLAIGSLVALFSPFLAMTGDVAVIGPFMVTTLPHSLIAASVGGLVLFAAVRASPYIASAHLRLVQQVLTQPEDHLRHDLAVTTRSRARLVRSFDLERRRIERDLHDGVQPQLLSVSMTLGLALAAFPEGTPGRDDVVRAQKQARRTLDDLRRVVRNIHPQVLVDHGLGPAIREIADNLTIAVSVDDRLDPRLPADAESNLYFCVSELLSNVVKHSDATRTDILLHRPTPGHVHICVRDDGSGGAGIRRREDGGLNGIADRLAALNGTLTIDSPSGGPTVVTIDVALTEAGTQ, encoded by the coding sequence GTGAACAGCACGACGATAGGTCCCGCAGTAGCCCCTGTGGCCCGCTGGCGTGCGGTGTTCTACGTCGCCGCTATTGCCACTCGAACACTTCTTGCATTGGCTGCGTCGGCTTTTCTCGCCGCACCGATTCTGTCCGCGGCAATTGCACAGGATATGAGCACCGATCGTGTGGGATTGCTCGTCATTGCAGGTCTGGCGCTGATGGGCGCCGGGCTTCCGGTCATTTCGGCAGCCTTGGCTCTCACCGACTGGGACAGCGCTTCGGCGCTGAAGGGCGGCGTGCTGCAGGTACGTCCCACAATCCGGTTGCGTGAGCCGAAAACGTTGGTGCGTCCGTTGGCCTACAGCATTGTCATGCTCACATTCGGTGGGACCATCGCTGCCGTCGGTTCGTTGCTTGCGATCGGATCCCTGGTCGCGCTGTTCAGCCCATTTCTGGCGATGACCGGAGACGTAGCTGTAATCGGTCCCTTCATGGTAACGACTTTGCCGCACAGTCTGATTGCAGCCAGCGTCGGTGGGCTCGTACTGTTTGCGGCGGTGCGGGCGTCACCGTATATCGCCTCTGCGCATCTGCGGCTTGTGCAGCAAGTATTGACCCAACCGGAGGACCACCTGCGACATGATCTCGCAGTCACAACGCGATCGAGAGCACGGCTTGTACGATCGTTCGATCTCGAGCGCCGCCGCATCGAACGCGACCTGCACGATGGCGTCCAACCGCAGTTGCTTTCCGTCAGCATGACATTGGGTCTCGCTCTCGCCGCATTCCCCGAAGGGACCCCGGGACGCGACGATGTAGTGCGAGCTCAGAAACAAGCGCGCCGAACACTCGACGACCTTCGTCGAGTCGTGCGGAACATACATCCTCAGGTACTGGTCGATCACGGCCTTGGACCCGCAATCAGGGAAATCGCAGACAATCTCACCATCGCGGTATCCGTCGACGACCGTCTCGATCCGCGGCTTCCAGCAGACGCCGAGTCCAATCTGTACTTCTGTGTGTCCGAGTTACTGTCGAACGTCGTCAAACACAGCGATGCAACACGAACAGATATCCTCCTGCATAGACCCACACCCGGTCATGTTCACATTTGTGTCCGAGACGACGGCAGCGGCGGAGCCGGTATTCGTCGACGCGAAGACGGCGGGTTGAACGGAATCGCCGATCGGCTCGCCGCGCTGAACGGCACCCTGACCATCGATTCCCCGTCGGGCGGGCCGACGGTCGTCACCATCGACGTTGCCCTCACCGAGGCAGGAACACAATGA
- a CDS encoding response regulator transcription factor, which translates to MTVPRTEHPASLRVVLAEDNTLLREGLQMLLSRSGFVTVAAVGTAEELVQACHQHDPDLVITDVRMPPNFRSEGLAAASQLRRERPDLPIVVLSQYIEQSYVADLLDGADVAGIGYLLKDRVSDVQEFADTLRRVHAGGTAVDPAVINQMINRRRDPLEKLTPRERDVLVVVAEGHSNAAIARMLFVSEAAVVKHIGNIMMKLDIPPNSDLNRRVAAVLAYLRFHDRG; encoded by the coding sequence ATGACCGTGCCTCGAACCGAACACCCCGCCTCACTGCGTGTTGTGCTGGCGGAAGACAACACGTTGCTTCGCGAGGGCCTGCAGATGCTGTTGAGCCGCAGCGGCTTCGTCACGGTCGCCGCGGTGGGAACTGCGGAGGAGCTCGTGCAAGCCTGCCACCAACACGATCCCGACCTAGTCATCACCGACGTCCGAATGCCGCCCAACTTCAGGTCCGAAGGTCTCGCCGCGGCCTCACAGCTGCGTCGCGAACGACCCGATCTTCCTATCGTGGTCCTGAGTCAATACATCGAACAGAGCTATGTTGCAGATCTACTCGACGGCGCAGATGTGGCGGGAATCGGATACCTGCTCAAAGACCGCGTCAGCGATGTTCAGGAGTTCGCGGACACTCTGCGCCGGGTGCATGCCGGCGGCACCGCAGTAGATCCCGCCGTGATCAATCAGATGATCAATCGACGGCGAGACCCGCTGGAGAAGCTCACTCCACGCGAACGTGACGTTCTCGTCGTGGTCGCGGAAGGTCACTCCAACGCTGCAATCGCGCGGATGTTGTTCGTCAGCGAAGCAGCTGTGGTCAAACACATCGGCAACATCATGATGAAACTGGACATCCCACCGAACAGCGATCTGAACCGCCGAGTTGCCGCCGTCCTCGCTTACCTTCGATTCCATGACCGCGGTTGA
- a CDS encoding alpha/beta hydrolase family protein → MTADPKKNRILKLPQTAGPLLILPVDSVTPETHEGLDLYLPDSGTPAPCVLLVHGLYPEQPEVSPRFSSFYPAYASHLARRGLVAAVVDHDLTRGFFYHEALATVGNAMEQLRARPETDGDAVGMWFFSGGGPLSYPFLVDPQPWLRAVQLTYPALPGPDTPGWPTPEAAIAGIASVPTRLTLVENEIPDYVADQRNFVVLAADHGVPLDVHTVAGVGHGFDALADEPRTREVVARNLDWMAESLVRPR, encoded by the coding sequence GTGACCGCTGACCCGAAGAAGAACAGGATCCTGAAGTTGCCTCAGACTGCCGGCCCGTTGTTGATCCTGCCCGTCGATTCCGTCACTCCCGAAACCCACGAGGGCCTCGACCTGTATCTGCCGGACTCGGGAACTCCGGCACCGTGTGTTCTTCTTGTCCACGGTCTCTACCCGGAACAACCTGAGGTTTCTCCGCGGTTCTCCTCGTTCTATCCTGCCTACGCCAGCCATCTAGCCCGCCGTGGGCTGGTCGCTGCCGTCGTCGACCATGATCTGACTCGAGGATTCTTCTATCACGAGGCCCTCGCGACCGTCGGGAACGCAATGGAGCAGCTTCGCGCGCGACCCGAGACCGACGGTGACGCAGTCGGTATGTGGTTCTTCTCCGGCGGTGGCCCGCTGTCGTATCCGTTCCTCGTCGATCCGCAGCCATGGCTCCGCGCCGTGCAACTGACCTACCCGGCACTTCCCGGCCCGGATACACCCGGATGGCCGACGCCGGAGGCCGCAATCGCTGGAATCGCCTCCGTACCGACGCGATTGACGCTCGTCGAGAACGAGATCCCGGACTATGTTGCAGACCAACGGAACTTCGTGGTGCTCGCGGCCGACCACGGGGTACCGCTCGACGTCCACACGGTCGCCGGGGTGGGCCACGGTTTCGACGCGTTGGCCGACGAACCCCGCACGCGCGAGGTCGTAGCCCGGAATCTCGATTGGATGGCCGAGTCGCTGGTCCGTCCACGTTGA
- a CDS encoding LLM class flavin-dependent oxidoreductase has product MTRFGVVLRPELPPETIVGSARAADAAGVDEIWLWEDCFFSGGISMAATVLASTESVNVGIGVLPTPLRNVAATAMEIATLARLHPGRLRVGLGHGVQSWMGQVGARVQSPLTLLREQMDALTKLLAGETVDVRGRYVVLDSVKLDWPPMQPPPLLVGATGPKTLALSGQTSVGTILTSSTTPDQVRDAIAHIDGGPDHDIVVYIAAVDQSDVADENIARFVTAGTGTVVFEPAPDRVDLGDLFRRAAELRS; this is encoded by the coding sequence ATGACGCGATTCGGTGTAGTGCTACGGCCGGAACTTCCGCCCGAAACGATCGTCGGATCGGCACGTGCTGCAGATGCAGCGGGTGTCGACGAGATCTGGTTGTGGGAGGACTGCTTCTTCTCGGGCGGAATATCGATGGCTGCAACGGTTCTCGCGTCCACCGAGTCGGTGAACGTCGGAATCGGTGTACTGCCGACACCACTGCGGAATGTCGCGGCGACGGCTATGGAAATCGCGACGCTGGCGCGCCTGCATCCGGGTCGGTTACGTGTGGGGCTTGGTCACGGAGTGCAGTCCTGGATGGGACAGGTCGGAGCCCGCGTGCAGTCACCGTTGACGCTGCTGCGCGAGCAGATGGATGCGCTGACGAAGCTGCTCGCCGGGGAGACCGTCGATGTTCGCGGCCGGTACGTGGTGCTGGACAGCGTGAAGCTGGACTGGCCGCCGATGCAGCCACCACCCCTGCTGGTCGGGGCTACGGGTCCCAAAACCCTTGCACTGAGCGGGCAGACGAGCGTCGGTACGATCCTGACGAGTTCGACGACTCCCGATCAGGTTCGAGATGCGATAGCGCATATCGACGGCGGGCCCGATCACGACATCGTCGTCTACATAGCGGCTGTCGACCAATCCGATGTGGCCGACGAAAACATCGCACGCTTCGTGACTGCTGGCACCGGGACGGTCGTGTTCGAACCCGCGCCCGACCGAGTCGATCTGGGGGATCTGTTTCGGCGCGCAGCAGAATTGCGTTCCTGA
- a CDS encoding PadR family transcriptional regulator, translated as MPSRMLENPLVLPILGLLAERSMHPYLIEMTLRERSPSNGWPVNRGSLNSVVSALNTAGWVEKAPAEKGTPASTRTVYALTSSGFEELGRRVVLQIRDTTPEFSRFLGAAGYLGAVERAAALDALDARLRSLEESIAALTQSYDAALADGLPRLTMIETEGALQARAAERDWVESVLLDIRSGELEWTTKVEIRQ; from the coding sequence ATGCCGTCACGCATGCTGGAAAACCCCTTGGTTCTCCCGATCCTGGGCCTGCTCGCCGAACGCTCCATGCATCCGTACTTGATCGAGATGACCCTTCGCGAGAGAAGCCCGTCGAACGGATGGCCCGTCAACAGGGGTTCACTCAACAGCGTCGTTTCCGCCTTGAACACCGCAGGTTGGGTGGAGAAGGCACCCGCGGAGAAGGGCACCCCCGCCTCGACTAGGACCGTGTACGCCCTCACATCGAGCGGTTTCGAAGAACTTGGTCGACGAGTGGTCCTACAGATCCGGGATACGACGCCTGAATTCTCGCGCTTCCTGGGCGCCGCGGGATACCTCGGCGCCGTCGAGAGGGCTGCAGCGCTCGATGCCTTGGACGCCCGGCTCCGATCGCTCGAGGAATCCATAGCCGCACTGACGCAGTCGTACGACGCGGCTCTGGCAGACGGGTTGCCTCGACTGACGATGATCGAAACGGAGGGTGCACTGCAGGCCCGTGCCGCAGAACGCGACTGGGTCGAGTCCGTACTTTTGGACATTCGGTCCGGAGAATTGGAGTGGACTACGAAAGTCGAGATACGGCAATGA
- a CDS encoding DUF6188 family protein, with amino-acid sequence MEIQLKSLRVRNVHLDFDLSLEFDDGSTVGLSELDVDGLLVDEDNQFEGLRALNPLVGAICSTAEVTTSGALVIGFGSRAVIRASPRDDVESWEYTAASGATVLCLPGGEIEYLAAPEARRAESHRPGLPAIDATAVRISVGEDGGITFSDNTMIRTTVDLASAYLVLRESVRAIRHLDGVHCLELSSGYVVRSSSP; translated from the coding sequence ATGGAGATCCAGTTGAAGTCACTGCGCGTGCGGAATGTTCATCTGGACTTCGACTTGAGTCTCGAGTTCGACGACGGCTCGACGGTCGGGCTGAGCGAGCTCGACGTCGATGGGTTGCTCGTCGACGAGGACAATCAGTTCGAGGGTTTGCGTGCGTTGAATCCTCTCGTCGGGGCGATCTGCAGCACCGCCGAGGTGACTACCTCGGGTGCATTGGTGATCGGATTCGGCAGCCGGGCCGTGATCCGTGCGTCTCCGCGCGACGACGTGGAGTCTTGGGAATACACAGCAGCGAGCGGCGCGACGGTGCTGTGCCTGCCTGGCGGCGAAATCGAGTATCTCGCCGCACCCGAGGCTCGCAGAGCCGAATCTCATCGACCCGGTCTGCCTGCGATCGACGCCACGGCTGTGCGCATCTCGGTGGGTGAGGATGGCGGTATTACGTTCTCGGACAACACGATGATTCGAACGACTGTCGACCTCGCATCGGCGTATCTGGTGCTACGTGAGAGCGTGAGGGCTATTCGCCATCTCGATGGCGTGCACTGTCTGGAGCTGTCGTCCGGTTACGTGGTGCGTTCATCGTCGCCGTAG
- a CDS encoding alpha/beta fold hydrolase yields the protein MSTIFKSQSGADAVRRRYAEQLDRWPAPADHLRIPTSAGETFVVASGPPGAPPVVLLHGSGANASTWAGDIAVWSSEFRVYAVDMLGEPGGSAGVRLALETDATAAWMDEVLGALEIESATFVGMSLGGWVAADYTIRRPSRVTSLALLCPGGIGRQTWGWLPAALLLGAFGSRGRRRTARMVTGLDDALTKDALDDVTLIFTHFKPRTGTLPIFSETALESISVPVRVILGADDVMIDSSQTAKRISRCVPDASVTLLPGVGHAVLGQTEPIMDFLRRR from the coding sequence ATGAGCACAATTTTCAAGTCCCAATCGGGTGCAGACGCGGTCCGTCGTCGCTACGCGGAGCAGCTCGATCGATGGCCAGCCCCGGCCGATCACCTTCGAATCCCGACATCGGCAGGTGAGACCTTCGTGGTCGCCTCCGGTCCGCCGGGCGCACCGCCGGTGGTGTTGCTGCACGGGTCCGGAGCGAACGCGAGCACCTGGGCCGGTGACATTGCCGTATGGTCCAGCGAATTCAGGGTGTACGCCGTGGACATGCTCGGCGAACCCGGCGGGAGCGCCGGAGTACGCCTAGCTCTGGAGACCGACGCCACCGCGGCATGGATGGATGAAGTCCTCGGCGCACTCGAAATCGAGAGTGCCACGTTTGTCGGCATGTCGCTCGGCGGTTGGGTGGCAGCCGATTACACGATTCGTAGACCGAGCCGTGTCACGTCCCTCGCCCTGTTGTGCCCCGGCGGGATCGGAAGGCAAACCTGGGGCTGGCTTCCTGCGGCCCTGCTGCTCGGAGCGTTCGGCTCGCGTGGTCGGCGACGCACAGCGCGCATGGTCACCGGCCTGGACGACGCGCTCACCAAGGACGCGCTAGATGACGTCACGTTGATCTTCACACACTTCAAACCCCGAACCGGCACGCTTCCGATCTTCTCCGAAACTGCGCTGGAGTCGATTTCGGTTCCCGTGCGCGTGATCCTCGGCGCCGACGACGTCATGATTGACTCGTCGCAGACTGCGAAGCGAATCTCCCGCTGCGTGCCAGACGCTTCGGTGACACTCCTCCCGGGGGTCGGACACGCTGTACTCGGCCAGACCGAGCCGATCATGGATTTTCTACGGCGACGATGA